One Pantoea eucalypti genomic region harbors:
- the rnm gene encoding RNase RNM: protein MSDIARFPVYDLHSHTRASDGFLTPAALVQRAVEMRVGVLAITDHDSVAGVEEAQQTALDQDLPIKVLAGAEISTLWENHEIHIVGLNIDIHHPAMVTFLAGQHACRRIRAEEIGERLARARIPDALAGAMRLADGGIITRGHFARFLIEQGKAENMVQVFKNYLARGKTGYVPPQWCTIKQAIDAIHHSGGCAVLAHPGRYGLSAKWLKRLVAHFREAGGDAMEVAQCQQPPNERTTLAQYARDNELAASQGSDFHQPCPWIELGRKLWLPAAVEPVWERFPDLAPSLAITER from the coding sequence TTGAGCGATATCGCCCGTTTCCCGGTTTACGATTTACACAGTCACACGCGTGCCTCCGATGGCTTTCTGACGCCAGCTGCGCTGGTGCAGCGAGCTGTAGAGATGCGCGTCGGCGTACTGGCGATCACCGATCACGACAGCGTTGCAGGTGTAGAAGAAGCGCAGCAAACGGCACTCGACCAGGATTTACCGATAAAGGTGCTGGCAGGTGCAGAGATCTCCACACTCTGGGAGAACCATGAGATTCACATCGTGGGCCTGAACATTGACATCCACCATCCGGCGATGGTGACCTTTCTGGCCGGACAACATGCGTGCCGTCGGATACGGGCCGAAGAGATCGGTGAACGACTGGCCAGGGCGCGTATTCCGGATGCGCTGGCGGGAGCGATGCGACTGGCAGATGGCGGCATCATTACCCGTGGTCACTTTGCCCGCTTCCTGATTGAGCAGGGTAAAGCTGAGAACATGGTGCAGGTGTTCAAAAATTATCTGGCGCGTGGCAAAACCGGCTACGTGCCGCCACAATGGTGTACAATTAAACAAGCTATTGATGCGATTCATCATTCTGGTGGTTGTGCCGTGCTGGCGCATCCTGGCCGTTACGGTTTATCGGCAAAGTGGCTTAAACGACTGGTCGCCCATTTCCGCGAAGCGGGGGGCGATGCGATGGAAGTCGCACAGTGCCAGCAGCCACCTAATGAGCGCACGACACTGGCGCAATACGCCAGAGATAATGAACTGGCCGCATCACAAGGTTCTGATTTTCATCAACCCTGCCCGTGGATTGAGTTGGGCCGCAAACTCTGGCTGCCCGCGGCGGTTGAGCCGGTCTGGGAACGCTTCCCGGATCTCGCTCCCAGCCTGGCAATCACGGAAAGGTGA
- a CDS encoding L-threonylcarbamoyladenylate synthase: protein MSQLFHIHPDNPQPRLINQAVDYLNKGSVIVYPTDSGYALGCRLEEKGAMERICRIRQLDGHHNFTLMCRDLSELSVYSQVGNSAFRLLKNNTPGNYTFILKATKEVPRRLMNEKRKTIGLRVPSNPVALALLEALNQPMMSTSLILPGNDFTESDPEEIQHSIGKLVDLIIDGGTLGQQPTTVVDLTTDAPEIVREGVGDTRPFL, encoded by the coding sequence ATGAGTCAATTGTTTCACATTCATCCGGATAACCCACAGCCGCGCCTGATTAATCAGGCGGTCGACTACCTGAACAAAGGCAGCGTCATCGTCTATCCGACCGATTCCGGCTATGCGCTAGGCTGTCGGCTGGAAGAGAAGGGCGCGATGGAGCGCATTTGCCGTATCCGTCAGCTCGATGGGCACCACAACTTCACCCTGATGTGCCGTGACCTCTCAGAACTGTCGGTTTATTCGCAGGTGGGCAACTCCGCCTTTCGTCTGCTGAAAAACAACACGCCGGGTAACTACACCTTTATTCTTAAGGCGACCAAAGAAGTGCCGCGTCGCCTGATGAATGAGAAGCGTAAGACCATTGGTCTGCGCGTACCGTCGAATCCAGTCGCACTGGCGCTGCTGGAAGCCCTGAATCAGCCGATGATGTCGACCTCATTGATCCTGCCCGGCAACGATTTCACCGAGTCCGATCCGGAAGAGATTCAGCACAGCATTGGTAAGCTGGTCGATCTGATCATTGACGGCGGCACGCTGGGACAGCAGCCGACCACGGTGGTCGATCTGACCACCGATGCACCGGAAATTGTGCGTGAAGGGGTGGGCGATACCCGCCCGTTCCTGTAA
- a CDS encoding anthranilate synthase component 1, producing the protein MPNAKPTVKLITGNAPYREDPAAVFHQLCGARPATLLLESADIDSKRNLKSLLIVDSALRISAMGNTVTVQALSENGRAVLPLLDEALPASVSNQVRPDGRELTFPQSTDHQQDEDSRLKALSVFDALRLIPQLVNSSADEREAVLLGGLFAYDLVAGFETLPELDNQQRCPDYCFYLAETLLVIDHQTRSARLQASLFCPSTSEFQRLQRRIEQLHGQMLQPAPALPVQSVEQMSLTTSQSDEEYCDVVRTMQQAIRIGEIFQVVPSRRFSLPCPSPLAAYDTLKNSNPSPYMFFMQDQDFSLFGASPESSLKYDATSRQIEIYPIAGTRPRGRHADGSLDRDLDSRIELEMRTDHKELAEHLMLVDLARNDLARICVPGSRYVADLTKVDRYSFVMHLVSRVVGTLRADLDVLHAYRACMNMGTLSGAPKVRAMQLIAGAERTRRGSYGGAVGYFTAQGDLDTCIVIRSAYVEDGVATVQAGAGVVLDSNPQAEADESRNKARAVLRAIATAHHCKEIF; encoded by the coding sequence ATGCCAAATGCGAAACCTACAGTGAAGTTGATTACCGGCAACGCGCCCTACCGCGAAGATCCGGCCGCAGTGTTTCATCAGCTGTGCGGCGCACGTCCGGCAACCCTGCTGCTCGAATCTGCTGACATCGACAGCAAGCGCAATTTGAAAAGCCTGCTGATTGTCGACAGCGCGCTGCGTATCAGCGCCATGGGTAATACGGTTACCGTTCAGGCGCTGTCAGAAAATGGCCGCGCCGTGCTGCCACTGCTGGATGAGGCGCTGCCCGCCTCCGTCAGCAATCAGGTCCGTCCCGATGGACGCGAGCTGACTTTCCCGCAGAGCACCGATCATCAGCAGGATGAAGATTCCCGCCTTAAGGCCCTGTCGGTGTTTGATGCATTGCGTCTGATTCCACAGCTGGTTAACTCCTCTGCCGACGAACGTGAAGCCGTGCTGCTGGGAGGCTTGTTCGCTTATGATCTGGTGGCAGGTTTTGAAACCCTGCCGGAGCTGGATAATCAGCAACGCTGCCCCGACTACTGTTTTTACCTGGCAGAGACCTTACTGGTGATCGATCACCAGACCCGCAGCGCGCGTCTGCAGGCCAGCCTGTTCTGCCCGTCCACCAGCGAATTCCAGCGCCTGCAACGTCGCATTGAGCAGCTTCATGGTCAGATGCTGCAGCCTGCTCCGGCCCTGCCGGTTCAGTCGGTAGAACAGATGTCGCTGACGACCAGCCAGAGTGATGAAGAGTACTGCGACGTGGTTCGCACCATGCAGCAGGCGATTCGCATCGGCGAGATTTTCCAGGTCGTGCCGTCGCGCCGCTTCTCGCTGCCGTGCCCGTCACCGCTGGCCGCCTACGACACGCTGAAAAACAGCAACCCAAGCCCGTACATGTTTTTCATGCAGGATCAGGATTTCTCCCTGTTTGGCGCGTCGCCTGAAAGCTCGCTGAAGTATGACGCCACCTCGCGTCAGATTGAGATCTACCCGATTGCCGGTACCCGTCCACGTGGCCGCCATGCAGATGGTTCACTGGACCGCGATCTCGACAGCCGCATTGAACTGGAGATGCGCACCGACCATAAAGAGCTGGCTGAACATCTGATGCTGGTGGATCTGGCGCGTAACGATCTGGCGCGTATCTGCGTGCCCGGCAGCCGTTATGTCGCTGATCTGACCAAAGTCGACCGCTATTCCTTTGTGATGCATCTGGTTTCCCGCGTCGTGGGCACGCTGCGCGCCGACCTCGACGTCCTGCACGCCTATCGCGCCTGTATGAACATGGGCACGCTAAGTGGTGCACCTAAGGTTCGTGCCATGCAGCTGATTGCCGGTGCTGAACGCACGCGTCGCGGCAGCTATGGCGGCGCGGTGGGTTACTTCACTGCCCAGGGCGATCTCGATACCTGTATCGTTATTCGTTCGGCCTATGTCGAAGACGGCGTTGCCACCGTGCAGGCGGGCGCCGGTGTGGTGCTGGACTCTAATCCGCAGGCTGAAGCGGATGAAAGCCGCAATAAAGCTCGCGCCGTACTGCGCGCTATTGCAACTGCCCATCACTGCAAGGAGATCTTCTGA
- the sohB gene encoding protease SohB, giving the protein MDFISTYGLFLAKAVTLVVAVAAIVMIIMNAALRKRAQNGQLRLTHLGDDYQQMKEDLQLAKMKPQAQKVWLKNHKKSEKLKAKAEKQAAKQGQTDSVKPTLYVLDFKGSMDAGEVTSLREEISAVLAVKQPGDEVLLRLESPGGVVHGYGLAASQLQRLRDQGLRITAAVDKVAASGGYMMACVADRIVAAPFSIIGSIGVVAQIPNFNRLLKRNDIDVELHTAGQYKRTLTLFGENTEEGREKFQEDLDETHLLFKQFVHQMRPSLDIDKVATGEHWYGRQALNLGLIDEIGTSDDLIIRQMDQFNVLGVHYARRRKMMDRFTQSAGSVAERLLLKLWQRGEKPLL; this is encoded by the coding sequence ATGGATTTTATTTCAACGTATGGACTGTTTTTAGCGAAAGCGGTGACACTGGTGGTTGCCGTCGCCGCGATCGTCATGATTATTATGAATGCTGCGCTGCGCAAGCGGGCACAAAATGGTCAGCTTCGCCTGACGCATCTGGGTGATGACTATCAGCAGATGAAAGAGGATTTGCAGCTGGCAAAAATGAAACCCCAGGCGCAAAAAGTCTGGCTGAAAAACCATAAAAAAAGCGAAAAGCTGAAAGCGAAAGCGGAAAAACAGGCGGCGAAGCAGGGGCAGACTGACAGCGTCAAACCCACCCTTTATGTGCTCGATTTTAAAGGCAGCATGGATGCCGGTGAGGTGACCTCACTGCGTGAAGAGATATCAGCAGTACTGGCCGTAAAACAGCCCGGCGATGAAGTGCTGTTGCGTCTTGAAAGTCCGGGCGGCGTGGTACATGGCTATGGCCTGGCGGCCTCGCAGCTGCAGCGTCTGCGCGATCAGGGACTGCGTATTACGGCAGCCGTGGATAAAGTGGCGGCCTCCGGCGGATACATGATGGCCTGCGTAGCTGACCGCATCGTGGCAGCACCGTTCTCAATCATTGGCTCAATTGGTGTGGTTGCGCAAATTCCTAACTTCAACCGCCTGCTGAAACGTAACGATATCGATGTTGAGCTGCATACCGCCGGACAATATAAGCGTACGCTGACGCTCTTCGGTGAAAACACCGAAGAAGGGCGTGAGAAGTTCCAGGAAGATCTTGACGAAACACACCTGTTATTTAAACAGTTCGTTCACCAGATGCGCCCGTCACTCGATATCGATAAGGTTGCAACCGGTGAACACTGGTATGGCCGTCAGGCGCTGAATCTGGGGCTGATTGACGAAATTGGCACCAGCGATGATTTGATCATTCGTCAGATGGATCAGTTCAACGTTCTTGGCGTGCATTATGCCCGTCGCCGTAAAATGATGGACCGCTTTACCCAGAGTGCTGGTTCGGTGGCCGAGCGGCTGTTGCTGAAACTCTGGCAGCGTGGTGAAAAGCCATTGCTCTGA
- the trpB gene encoding tryptophan synthase subunit beta: MTLLNPYFGEFGGMYVPQILMPALQQLEQAFVDAQKDPEFQAEFTDLLKNYAGRPTALTLCKNLTKGTKTRLYLKREDLLHGGAHKTNQVLGQALLAKRMGKNEIIAETGAGQHGVASALACALLGMKCRIYMGAKDVERQSPNVFRMRLMGAEVIPVHSGSATLKDACNEALRDWSGSYETSHYMLGTAAGPHPFPTIVREFQRMIGEETKKQILEREGRLPDAILACVGGGSNAIGMFADFIDEPGVKLIGVEPAGHGIETGEHGAPLKHGRVGIYFGMKSPMMQTHDGQIEESYSISAGLDFPSVGPQHAHLNSIGRAEYVSITDNEAMDAFKQLCRAEGIIPALESSHALAHAMKMIHAEPEKEQLIVVNLSGRGDKDIFTVHDILTAQGEI, from the coding sequence ATGACGTTACTGAATCCCTATTTTGGCGAGTTTGGCGGAATGTATGTTCCGCAGATCCTGATGCCCGCTCTTCAGCAGCTGGAACAGGCGTTTGTCGACGCCCAGAAAGATCCTGAGTTTCAGGCCGAATTTACCGACCTGCTGAAGAACTATGCGGGTCGTCCTACTGCCCTGACGCTGTGCAAAAACCTGACAAAAGGCACGAAAACCCGCCTCTACCTGAAGCGTGAAGATCTGCTGCATGGTGGCGCGCACAAAACCAACCAGGTGCTGGGTCAGGCGCTGTTAGCCAAACGCATGGGCAAAAACGAAATCATTGCCGAAACCGGTGCCGGTCAGCACGGTGTGGCTTCCGCGCTAGCCTGTGCGCTGCTGGGCATGAAATGCCGCATCTATATGGGTGCGAAAGATGTCGAGCGTCAGTCACCTAACGTATTCCGTATGCGTCTGATGGGCGCAGAAGTGATCCCGGTTCACAGCGGCTCCGCCACGCTCAAAGATGCCTGTAACGAAGCGCTGCGCGACTGGTCTGGCAGCTACGAGACCTCTCACTACATGCTCGGCACCGCGGCGGGTCCGCACCCCTTCCCGACCATTGTGCGTGAGTTCCAGCGCATGATCGGCGAAGAGACTAAAAAGCAGATTCTGGAAAGAGAGGGCCGTCTGCCAGACGCCATCCTCGCCTGTGTGGGTGGCGGCTCCAACGCTATCGGGATGTTTGCCGACTTTATCGACGAACCCGGCGTGAAGCTGATTGGCGTTGAGCCTGCCGGCCACGGCATTGAGACCGGCGAGCATGGCGCACCGCTTAAGCACGGCCGCGTCGGTATCTACTTCGGAATGAAATCACCGATGATGCAAACGCATGATGGCCAGATTGAAGAGTCTTACTCGATTTCTGCCGGTCTCGACTTCCCTTCAGTTGGTCCGCAGCATGCGCACCTGAACAGCATCGGTCGTGCAGAATATGTCTCCATTACCGATAACGAAGCAATGGACGCGTTTAAACAGCTGTGTCGTGCGGAAGGTATCATTCCGGCGCTGGAATCCTCTCACGCCCTGGCGCACGCTATGAAGATGATTCACGCCGAACCGGAAAAAGAGCAGTTGATTGTCGTTAACCTCTCTGGCCGTGGCGACAAAGATATTTTCACCGTTCATGATATTTTGACAGCGCAGGGAGAAATCTGA
- the rluB gene encoding 23S rRNA pseudouridine(2605) synthase RluB — translation MSEKLQKVLARAGHGSRREIESMIAAGRVSVDGKIATLGDRVESSKSLKIRIDGHLVSIAESATEVCRVLAYYKPEGELCTRSDPEGRPTVFDRLPRLRGSRWIAVGRLDVNTCGLMLFTTDGELANRLMHPSREVEREYAVRVFGQVDDDKIRQLSKGVQLEDGPAAFKTLKFGGGEGINQWYNVTLTEGRNREVRRLWEAVGVQVSRLMRVRYGDITLPKGLPRGGWTELDLPAVNYLRNLVELDDETVTKLVVEKDRRRTKANQIRRAVKRHTKVSSTPRAPRRNPGSKRNSG, via the coding sequence ATGAGCGAAAAGTTACAGAAAGTCTTAGCGCGTGCCGGTCATGGCTCGCGTCGTGAAATCGAATCAATGATAGCTGCTGGCCGTGTCAGCGTTGACGGCAAGATCGCCACACTGGGCGACCGCGTCGAAAGCAGCAAATCCCTGAAAATCCGTATTGATGGCCATCTGGTATCGATTGCTGAATCCGCAACCGAAGTATGCCGTGTGCTGGCTTACTACAAACCGGAAGGCGAACTCTGTACCCGCAGCGATCCTGAAGGCCGCCCAACGGTGTTTGACCGCCTGCCTCGTCTGCGTGGTTCACGCTGGATTGCCGTTGGCCGTCTGGATGTGAACACCTGTGGTCTGATGCTCTTCACCACCGACGGTGAACTGGCGAACCGCCTGATGCATCCGAGCCGTGAAGTGGAACGTGAATATGCAGTGCGCGTCTTTGGCCAGGTCGACGATGATAAAATTCGTCAGTTGAGTAAAGGTGTTCAGCTGGAAGATGGCCCGGCTGCGTTTAAAACGCTTAAGTTTGGCGGCGGGGAAGGGATCAACCAGTGGTATAACGTCACCCTCACCGAAGGACGTAATCGTGAAGTACGTCGTTTGTGGGAAGCGGTCGGCGTGCAGGTCAGTCGTCTGATGCGTGTCCGCTACGGCGATATCACCTTACCAAAAGGCCTGCCACGTGGTGGCTGGACTGAACTGGATCTGCCAGCGGTAAACTACCTGCGTAACCTGGTTGAGCTGGATGATGAAACCGTCACTAAGCTGGTGGTCGAAAAAGATCGTCGTCGTACCAAGGCGAACCAGATTCGTCGTGCCGTGAAACGGCACACTAAAGTGAGCAGCACACCTCGTGCGCCACGCCGCAATCCGGGCAGCAAACGTAACTCCGGTTAA
- the trpCF gene encoding bifunctional indole-3-glycerol-phosphate synthase TrpC/phosphoribosylanthranilate isomerase TrpF produces the protein MKGTVLEKIVQDKAIWVEARQQQQPLSTFQNSIEPASRHFYDALQGARTAFILECKKASPSKGVIREDFDPAAIAGVYRHYASAVSVLTDEKYFQGDFAFLPIVSAAITQPVLCKDFIIDPYQIYLARYYQADAILLMLSVLDDEQYRQLAAVAHSLKMGILTEVSNEEELERAIALQAKVVGINNRDLRDLSIDLNRTRQLAPRLSHGVTVISESGINSYADIRELSHFANGFLIGSALMEEADLTGAVRRVTLGSNKVCGLTRDEDARAAYEAGAIYGGLIFAEGSPRQIDTATALTVIAAAPLRYVGVFRNNSVSDIVTHATELSLSAVQLHGNETPEFVAELRAVLPAEIQIWKALRIEGTLPARDWPHVDRYVFDNGDGGTGQRFDWSLLQGQTLNDVLLAGGLSADNCVEAAQLGCAGLDFNSGVESAPGIKDARKIAAVFQTLRAY, from the coding sequence ATGAAAGGCACCGTGTTAGAAAAAATTGTTCAGGACAAAGCGATTTGGGTTGAAGCCCGCCAGCAGCAGCAGCCTCTTTCCACCTTTCAGAACAGCATTGAACCTGCCAGCCGTCATTTCTACGACGCGCTGCAGGGCGCAAGAACCGCGTTTATCCTGGAGTGTAAAAAAGCGTCACCCTCAAAAGGCGTGATTCGCGAGGATTTCGATCCAGCCGCCATTGCCGGGGTTTACCGCCATTACGCTTCCGCGGTGTCCGTGCTGACTGATGAGAAATATTTTCAGGGCGACTTCGCCTTTCTGCCGATTGTCAGCGCTGCCATCACCCAGCCTGTGCTGTGCAAAGATTTTATCATCGACCCTTATCAGATCTATCTTGCCCGCTACTACCAGGCGGATGCGATCCTGCTGATGCTGTCGGTACTTGACGATGAGCAGTATCGTCAACTGGCCGCCGTGGCGCACAGCCTGAAGATGGGCATTCTGACGGAAGTGAGTAATGAAGAGGAGCTTGAGCGGGCTATCGCGCTGCAGGCTAAAGTCGTGGGAATTAACAACCGCGACCTGCGTGACCTCTCTATTGATCTCAACCGTACCCGCCAACTGGCGCCACGCCTGTCGCACGGCGTGACGGTCATCAGCGAATCGGGTATTAACAGCTACGCTGATATTCGCGAGCTGAGCCACTTTGCGAATGGCTTCCTGATTGGCTCAGCCCTGATGGAAGAAGCTGACCTGACGGGCGCGGTGCGTCGCGTCACGCTGGGCAGCAATAAAGTGTGCGGCTTAACCCGTGACGAAGATGCACGTGCTGCGTATGAAGCTGGCGCGATCTACGGTGGTCTGATTTTCGCTGAAGGTTCACCGCGCCAGATCGACACCGCCACTGCACTTACCGTGATTGCTGCCGCGCCGCTGCGCTATGTCGGCGTATTCCGCAACAACTCAGTTAGTGACATTGTCACGCATGCCACCGAACTTTCACTGTCCGCAGTGCAGTTACATGGCAATGAGACACCGGAATTTGTGGCCGAACTGCGTGCGGTGCTGCCCGCAGAGATTCAGATCTGGAAGGCGCTGCGCATTGAAGGCACGTTACCGGCGCGCGACTGGCCCCATGTTGACCGCTATGTCTTTGATAATGGCGATGGCGGCACCGGACAGCGTTTCGACTGGTCGCTGTTGCAGGGTCAGACGCTGAACGATGTGCTGCTGGCCGGTGGCCTGAGCGCAGATAACTGTGTTGAAGCCGCGCAGCTGGGCTGTGCCGGACTGGACTTCAACTCTGGCGTGGAAAGTGCGCCTGGCATCAAAGATGCCCGTAAAATTGCCGCTGTGTTTCAGACACTGCGTGCCTACTGA
- the cobO gene encoding cob(I)yrinic acid a,c-diamide adenosyltransferase, producing the protein MADDRHQQRQQRLKEQVDARIAAATEVRGILMVFTGNGKGKTTAAFGTALRATGHGKRAAAIQFIKGDWPNGERNLLEQHGVEFQVMATGFTWDTQNRETDTAACLAVWQHAKRMLADEQIDLVVLDEITYMVSMDYLPLDDLITTLQQRPAHQSVIITGRGCHRSLTEMADTVTEMRPVKHAFDAGIQAQQGIDW; encoded by the coding sequence ATGGCTGACGATCGTCATCAACAACGTCAGCAACGTTTAAAAGAGCAGGTCGATGCGCGCATTGCAGCGGCCACCGAGGTTCGTGGCATCCTGATGGTGTTCACCGGCAATGGCAAAGGCAAAACCACGGCAGCCTTTGGCACAGCACTTCGCGCCACCGGACATGGCAAGCGAGCAGCAGCGATCCAGTTTATTAAAGGTGACTGGCCGAATGGCGAGCGAAACCTTCTGGAACAGCACGGTGTGGAGTTTCAGGTGATGGCAACCGGGTTTACGTGGGACACGCAGAACCGCGAAACGGATACCGCCGCCTGTCTGGCTGTGTGGCAGCATGCAAAGCGGATGCTGGCCGATGAGCAGATCGATCTGGTGGTGCTCGATGAAATCACCTATATGGTCAGCATGGATTATCTGCCGCTGGACGATCTGATCACCACCCTGCAACAGCGCCCGGCACATCAGAGCGTGATTATTACCGGACGAGGCTGTCATCGCAGCCTGACGGAGATGGCAGATACGGTAACGGAGATGCGGCCAGTGAAACACGCATTTGATGCCGGTATACAGGCTCAGCAGGGAATTGACTGGTAA
- a CDS encoding YciK family oxidoreductase, producing MHYQPKSDLLNHRIILVTGASDGIGREAALTYARYGAEVILMGRNADKLQQVAQAINQLNQCPAHTVVFDLADATPERCHQIGEQLAQQFPRLDGVLHNAGILGEIVPLAELDPQIWQEVMNINLDATFFLTQALLPLLLKSDAGSLVFTTSSVGRTGRAGWGAYAVSKFATEGMMQVLADEYKTHSLRVNCINPGGTRTKMRASAFPQEDANKLKTPADLMPLYLYLMGDDSRRKTGISFDAQPGRKPGAAE from the coding sequence GTGCACTATCAACCGAAAAGCGACCTGCTCAATCACCGTATTATCCTGGTCACGGGTGCTTCCGATGGTATTGGCCGGGAGGCGGCGCTGACTTACGCCCGTTATGGCGCTGAAGTGATCCTGATGGGCCGTAACGCTGATAAGCTTCAGCAGGTCGCACAGGCTATCAATCAACTTAATCAATGCCCTGCTCACACTGTGGTGTTCGATCTGGCCGATGCGACGCCGGAACGTTGCCATCAGATTGGAGAGCAACTGGCTCAGCAGTTTCCGCGTCTTGACGGCGTGCTGCACAACGCCGGTATCCTGGGTGAGATTGTGCCGCTGGCGGAACTGGACCCACAGATCTGGCAGGAGGTGATGAATATCAATCTGGATGCGACCTTCTTCCTGACCCAGGCACTGTTACCGCTGCTGTTAAAATCGGATGCCGGTTCACTGGTCTTTACCACCTCCAGCGTTGGCCGTACGGGTCGCGCGGGCTGGGGCGCTTATGCCGTCTCTAAATTTGCTACCGAAGGAATGATGCAGGTACTGGCTGATGAATATAAGACGCACTCGCTGCGGGTAAACTGTATCAATCCGGGCGGCACGCGCACCAAAATGCGCGCCAGTGCTTTCCCGCAGGAAGATGCTAATAAGCTGAAAACCCCTGCCGATCTGATGCCGCTCTACCTTTATCTGATGGGTGATGACAGCCGACGCAAAACCGGTATCAGCTTTGATGCACAGCCGGGCAGAAAACCGGGAGCCGCGGAATAA
- a CDS encoding YciN family protein yields MERTTQAISRQALLEKANTLIKEHDDYLAGMQADEVTQQADVLVFRGPFFLDADGLPTAKTTAVFNVFKHLAVVLSPRYHLE; encoded by the coding sequence ATGGAGAGAACGACACAGGCTATTTCCCGCCAGGCGTTGCTGGAAAAGGCCAATACGCTGATCAAAGAGCATGACGATTATTTAGCAGGCATGCAGGCGGACGAGGTGACTCAGCAGGCCGATGTACTGGTCTTTCGCGGACCGTTTTTTCTTGACGCGGACGGACTGCCGACCGCGAAAACCACCGCAGTGTTTAACGTCTTTAAACACCTTGCAGTGGTGCTGTCGCCGCGCTATCACCTGGAATAA